Proteins found in one Neodiprion lecontei isolate iyNeoLeco1 chromosome 6, iyNeoLeco1.1, whole genome shotgun sequence genomic segment:
- the LOC107220198 gene encoding polyamine-transporting ATPase 13A3 isoform X2, whose translation MTNPSLILIIIERSLRMTNKFTDVSRGTRGNGLLHLKNGVDYINAGEEDQMEIYGYKRNHLWTSITWIFIICTAGLLRLFFHWIPHLMLLATHSKCSLEEAEAVLLVEKFQGKHTSRYVKKLITISAEEVSRLSKDGESLIGKDTFPEDDFLTEVEEDRGPLTLSVHLSGGQFKDFKSILTFSCKKLTYVWDTDRCEFLKLKGLDEGVLTSTLHQMRGLTAQDQFMRRFVYGSNEIVIPVKSILTLLCLEVLNPFYIFQLFSFCLWIADDYLYYAMAILTMSSFGIIIAVIQTRRNQHNLRSTVHASDVATVIRDPSSGKTATVQTEHLVPGDVLVIPSHGCIMPCDAVLLTGNCILNESMLTGESVPVTKTPIPASSELLYDTKEHARHTLYCGTQVIQTRYFGTEKVIAVVIRTGFNTSKGGLVRSIMYPPPVDFKFEQDSYKFVILLACIASIGFVYTIISKVLQGISGHRIALEALDLITIVVPPALPAAMTVGRLVAQNRLQNKKIYCTSPRAINVSGSIDCVCFDKTGTLTEDGLDMWGVVPISNKMFQSPVKDISTLELDEVLVGMVTCHSITLIDRQLSGDPLDLKMFESTGWTLEEPDVSDTSKFSMLFPTVVRPPKGSKFAGVNCNNLTISPERQNSKRSAMNDQMTDTTSNLEDTLSESTMQLSEQSLEIGIVRQFPFTSSLQRMSVITRTLGANHFDLYCKGSPEMIFSLSKPESIPSNFATVLQEYTSEGYRVIALAHKSLNRLSYAKVQRISRESAETDLNFLAFVILENRLKPGTSPVIKLLNEACIKTVMVTGDNMLTALSVARDCGIVKHHVTVIAVAAITQQNLTKPQIYFTQSNSQCSPTSPMGNDISEMTDLNSVASLETVENGSTQGNHTGNQINYLSDDLHISTNKYVFSLTGKTWSMVKQHHPELIPKLATRGAIFARMSPDQKQQLVQELQALGYYVAMVGDGANDCGALKAAHTGISLSDTESSVASPFTSRDTDISCLLSVIREGRAALSTSFGIFKYMAAYSLTQFVSVMLLYNIRSNLTDIEFLYIDLFVISIFAFFFGRTEAYDGPLAKTAPLTSLISTSPILSLIFQILIVIIFQFMSLFHLGQQDCYKTCIENLEENATEEEEVGCFENYTIFIISSMQYIILAVAFSKGRPYRKPIWTNWGLLSSFILMSLFSIYMALNPFEWLADQFELVLPPDMGFRYVLLGYGLANFVLSMVVEYFVVEYIIFGKLRYRWHDVYKSKKRYLAIERDMASNHKWPPISQEPLPEAAPDILIRQNLTEIKIENITETNPTSDFINSNVIQETNSDFKRFGSAREVTLNPRSLFSDRRTAVSMQTVPNFDDGREIDREVRYTPSSCKLELPAKRRHNSESENGIYPYEKSYRNYNTNPIATLPRHPPSQQVAPSDEFKSVMVHKSEESNFRSATQSVLELDILPS comes from the exons ATGACCAACCCaagtttgattttgataataatagagCGCTCGTTACGGATGACTAACAAATTCACCGACGTCAGTCGCG GTACTCGAGGCAATGGCCTTCTTCATCTTAAGAATGGCGTTGACTATATCAACGCGGGCGAAGAGGACCAAATGGAAATTTATGG ATACAAAAGGAATCACTTATGGACATCGATCACATGGATATTTATCATCTGCACAGCGGGTCTGTTACGCTTATTCTTTCACTGGATACCGCATTTGATGTTACTTGCCACACATTCGAAATGCTCATTGGAAGAAGCAGAGGCAGTGCTTTTGGTAGAAAAGTTCCAAGGAAAACATACCAGTCGCTACGTGAAGAAATTGATTACCATCAGCGCAGAGGAAGTCTC AAGACTGTCCAAAGATGGAGAATCATTAATTGGCAAGGACACATTTCCAGAGGATGATTTCTTGACTGAAGTCGAAGAAGATCGAGGTCCGCTTACTTTATCAGTTCATTTAAGCGGTGGTCAGTTTAAAG atTTCAAATCTATCCTAACATTTTCCTGCAAGAAACTCACTTACGTTTGGGACACGGACAggtgtgaatttttaaaattaaaaggtTTGGACGAAGGGGTTCTGACCTCAACGCTTCACCAAATGCGAGGATTGACAGCACAGGATCAATTTATGCG GCGTTTCGTTTACGGGAGCAATGAAATTGTTATCCCGGTTAAAAGTATACTGACACTTCTCTGCTTGGAAGTTTTGAATCCTTtctatatatttcaattattcagcTTCTGTCTTTGGATTGCCGACGATTATCTGTACTACGCTATGGCTATTCTGACTATGTCTAGTTTCGGTATTATTATAGCGGTGATTCAAACAAGGAGG AACCAGCACAACTTGAGGTCTACTGTTCACGCATCTGATGTGGCAACGGTTATTCGCGACCCATCGAGTGGAAAAACTGCGACCGTACAAACGGAACATTTGGTACCTGGTGATGTGCTCGTGATTCCATCTCACGGATGCATTATGCCTTGCGACGCTGTCCTGTTGACAGGGAATTGTATCTTAAACGAATCAATGTTAACCGGGGAATCAGTACCGGTAACAAAAACGCCTATTCCCGCTTCAAGTGAGCTTTTGTACGACACAAAAGAACACGCGAGGCACACGTTGTACTGTGGAACGCAGGTAATTCAGACAAGGTACTTCGGTACGGAAAAAGTAATCGCTGTTGTAATCAGGACCGGATTTAATACTAGCAAGGGTGGGCTAGTGCGATCTATAATGTATCCACCACCGGTTGACTTTAAATTTGAGCAGGACTCCTACAAGTTTGTAATACTCTTAGCTTGCATCGCTAGCATTGGTTTCGTATATACAATTATCTCTAAAGTGCTCCAAGGTATTTCCGGACACCGAATAGCATTGGAAGCACTTGACTTGATCACTATTGTGGTACCACCAGCTCTTCCGGCTGCTATGACGGTTGGACGACTCGTCGCTCAGAACAGGCTGCAAAATAAGAAGATTTATTGCACCAGTCCAAGAGCTATCAATGTCTCGGGTTCAATCGACTGCGTATGCTTTGACAAAACGGGAACGTTAACCGAAGACGGATTGGATATGTGGGGGGTCGTTCCCATATCAAACAAAATGTTTCAAAGTCCAGTCAAAGACATATCTACTCTTGAATTAGACGAAGTACTCGTTGGTATGGTCACCTGTCACAGTATTACATTAATCGACCGTCAGTTGTCCGGAGACCCCCTGGATCTCAAGATGTTTGAATCGACGGGTTGGACACTGGAAGAGCCAGACGTTTCTGATACTTCCAAGTTCTCTATGCTCTTTCCAACTGTCGTCAGGCCACCAAAAGGGTCAAAGTTCGCCGGAGTTAATTGTAACAATCTCACGATATCGCCGGAACGTCAGAATTCCAAAAGATCAGCCATGAACGACCAGATGACAGACACAACTAGCAATCTTGAGGATACCCTTAGTGAGTCGACGATGCAGCTGAGTGAACAGTCTCTTGAAATCGGTATTGTCAGGCAGTTCCCATTTACATCGAGCTTGCAGCGAATGAGCGTTATCACGAGAACGTTGGGAGCCAATCACTTTGACCTGTACTGCAAAGGAAGCCCTGAGATGATTTTTAGCTTGTCCAAGCCCGAATCGA TTCCATCAAATTTTGCGACCGTTCTGCAAGAATACACTTCCGAAGGATACAGGGTAATTGCCCTGGCTCATAAATCGTTGAATAGATTGTCTTACGCTAAAGTACAGCGGATAAGTAGAGAGTCAGCGGAAACGGATTTAAACTTCTTGGCTTTCGTGATATTAGAGAACCGACTGAAGCCTGGTACTTCGCCAGTTATCAAATTGTTGAACGAAGCCTGTATCAAAACAGTGATGGTGACGGGGGACAACATGCTAACTGCCTTGTCGGTAGCCAGGGATTGTGGAATTGTGAAACATCACGTCACTGTAATTGCCGTGGCTGCAATTACGCAGCAAAACCTCACGAAGCCGCAGATTTATTTTACTCAAAGTAATAGTCAGTGCAGTCCAACATCGCCTATGGGAAATGACATAAGTGAAATGACCGATTTAAACAGCGTAGCCAGTTTGGAGACCGTGGAAAATGGATCCACACAAGGCAATCACACCGGCAATCAAATCAACTATTTGTCAGACGA TTTGCACATTTCTACAAACAAATACGTATTCTCATTGACGGGAAAGACTTGGTCAATGGTTAAGCAGCATCATCCAGAATTGATACCAAAGTTAGCTACACGGGGAGCCATCTTTGCGAGAATGTCACCGGACCAGAAACAACAACTCGTACAAGAGCTACAAGCATTGGGATATTACGTCG CGATGGTCGGAGACGGTGCCAACGACTGCGGTGCTTTGAAGGCAGCGCACACCGGCATCTCATTGTCAGACACGGAATCATCGGTAGCTTCACCGTTCACGAGCCGTGACACGGACATATCATGTCTACTCTCCGTCATCAGAGAAGGACGAGCAGCGCTATCTACTTCCTTTGGAATCTTCAAGTACATGGCGGCTTATTCTCTCACACAATTCGTTTCAGTTATGCTGCTCTACAATATCAGGTCGAACCTCACGGACATAGAGTTTCTCTACATCGATCTCTTCGTTATATCAATATTTGCCTTCTTCTTTGGTCGGACCGAAGCCTACGATGGTCCCCTGGCAAAAACAGCACCTCTAACAAGTCTCATCAGCACATCCCCGATTCTCAGCTTGATATTTCAGATCTTAATCGTGATAATATTCCAATTTATGAGCCTTTTCCACCTGGGCCAACAGGATTGCTACAAGACTTGTATTGAGAATCTCGAAGAAAACGCAACAGAAGAAGAGGAGGTTGGATGCTTCGAAAATTATACCATATTCATAATCAGTTCGATGCAGTACATCATCTTAGCCGTTGCATTTTCGAAGGGTCGACCTTACAGAAAGCCGATATGGACGAACTGGGGTCTCCTCTCTTCTTTCATACTTATGTCACTTTTCTCAATCTACATGGCACTGAACCCCTTTGAGTGGCTCGCGGACCAGTTCGAATTGGTGTTGCCACCGGATATGGGCTTCAGGTACGTCTTGCTTGGTTACGGGCTGGCCAATTTCGTTTTGTCAATGGTCGTCGAGTACTTTGTAGTCGAGTACATAATATTTGGAAAACTGAGATACCGCTGGCACGATGTTTACAAGTCGAAGAAACGGTATCTTGCAATAGAGCGGGACATGGCCTCAAATCACAAGTGGCCACCGATATCGCAAGAGCCTTTGCCAGAAGCAGCGCCGGACATATTGATTCGTCAGAATTTAACGGAAATCAAAATCGAGAATATCACCGAGACTAATCCGACCAGTGATTTTATCAACTCGAACGTCATTCAAGAAACGAATTctgatttcaagcgatttgGTTCTGCTAGAGAAGTCACGTTGAATCCAAGGTCGTTGTTTAGCGATCGGCGAACAGCGGTTTCCATGCAAACTGTTCCCAATTTTGACGATGGCAGAGAGATCGACAGGGAAGTTCGCTATACGCCGAGTTCATGCAAGCTGGAACTTCCTGCAAAGAGGAGGCACAATTCCGAATCAGAGAACGGCATTTATCCATACGAGAAATCGTACCGAAATTATAACACAAACCCAATAGCAACATTGCCAAGACATCCACCTAGCCAGCAAGTCGCACCATCGGATGAGTTTAAAAGCGTAATGGTGCATAAAAGCGAGGAAAGCAACTTCCGAAGTGCCACTCAAAGTGTTCTCGAGTTGGACATTTTGCCGTCCTGA